The Mycobacterium seoulense genomic interval TGGCGTTCCAACTGCTGGTGTATCCCATGCTGGACGACCGGACCGGCGCCGATCACCGCGGCCAGAAGCGCATCATGTGGACCGGGACCGACAACCAACTGGCCTGGCGCTGGTACCTCAACGGCGCCGACCCCAATGAAGCCGCCCCGGCACGCCGGACCGATTTGTCCGGCCTGCCGCCGGCGTGGATCGGGGTCGGGACGCTGGACCTCTTCTATGAGGAGTGCCTGGAGTACGCACGACGCCTGCGCGCGGCGGGCGTTCCGGTGCATGAGGAGATCGCCCCGGGCGCCTTTCACGCGTTCGACCAGATCGTGGACAAGGCGCCGGTGTCGGTGCGGTTTTTCGACAGTCAGTGTGCGCACCTTCGGGCCGCCCTCGCCGCATCGGCGGCATAGCAGCACGCCCGGTGTAGCCGAACCAACCTCTCCACCAATCGTTTTCGCCTTGGCGGAGCAGCTCCGACCTCGCTTCCCACACATGGTCAGGTGACCGGCACCGCGACTTTTGACTGCAAACTGTGCAGAATGTGCAACTATGGACGCCGTGGTCGCCAATCAGATGGGTCTGCGTGAGCGCCGTCGCCGGCAAACGAGCGCGGACATCCGCGACGCCGCGGTGCGCCTCACGTGGGAACGCGGATTCGACAAGGTCACCATCGACGAGATCTGCGCCGAAGCCGGGATATCGACGCGCACCTTCTTCAACTACTTCCCCAACAAAGAGTCGGCGATAGCCTACGGCCCCTCGGACATACCTCCCGAGCTGGTGGCGGATTTCGTCGCCGCAGGTCCGGCGCCTTATTCGGTGGTGCTGGCGGAGCTGATCACCCTGGCCGCGCACCACCTTCGCGATGTGCCACCGCGGCGCGAACACGCGGCCCACATGCTGGAACTCGCCAAGACCTCGCCCGCGGTGTTGGCCG includes:
- a CDS encoding TetR/AcrR family transcriptional regulator codes for the protein MDAVVANQMGLRERRRRQTSADIRDAAVRLTWERGFDKVTIDEICAEAGISTRTFFNYFPNKESAIAYGPSDIPPELVADFVAAGPAPYSVVLAELITLAAHHLRDVPPRREHAAHMLELAKTSPAVLAAFLADLERFQTHLTDVVARRQGMRPDDEIVALIAALALTAVRSGIERWSKGEADDDDDTPMPHVERAAALVNSIFTK